One genomic window of Solanum dulcamara chromosome 10, daSolDulc1.2, whole genome shotgun sequence includes the following:
- the LOC129870550 gene encoding polygalacturonase-like codes for MSFLLKNLPLFFTIFFLLFNSSIAMYNIKNYGAKSNGKIDSSKAFMSAWDAACASTSPATIYVPQGSYLLKNAYFHGETCNSKAITLRIDGNILAPSDYNVNRKEENWIKFERVNGVSIYGGTLDGQATSLWACKTSGNNCPQGTMGLTFSNSSNINISGLTSKNSQMFHILVDSCENVKLQGVKVSAPGNSPNTDGIHVQYSSRVTIMNSRIGTGDDCISIGPGTSNLWIENIACGPGHGISIGSLGWEVQEPGVQNVIVKTVTFTGTQNGLRVKTWARSSNGFVRNILFQHIVMTNVQNPIIIDQNYCPNNENCPHQGSGVKISDIKYRDIRGTSATEVAVKFDCSKNNPCSGISLEDVNLSYRDQPAEASCANAGGRASGFEKPNSCL; via the exons ATGAGTTTCCTACTCAAAAATCTCCCACTTTTTTTCACAATCTTCTTCTTGTTGTTCAACTCTTCCATTGCTATGTATAATATCAAAAACTACGGAGCGAAATCGAATGGAAAAATCGATTCATCCAAAGCCTTTATGAGTGCATGGGATGCAGCATGTGCATCTACTAGCCCAGCCACCATTTACGTACCACAAGGAAGTTACTTGCTTAAAAATGCATATTTCCACGGCGAAACATGCAACAGTAAGGCTATTACCTTACGCATCGATGGCAATATACTAGCTCCATCAGATTATAATGTCAATCGGAAGGAAGAAAATTGGATTAAATTTGAAAGAGTTAATGGAGTTTCCATCTATGGAGGAACCTTAGATGGACAAGCTACTAGTCTCTGGGCTTGCAAAACGTCTGGCAACAATTGTCCCCAAGGAACAATG GGACTTACATTTTCCAACTCGAGCAACATAAATATCAGTGGATTAACATCAAAAAATAGCCAAATGTTCCACATATTGGTAGATAGTTGTGAGAATGTGAAGCTACAAGGAGTTAAGGTTTCGGCTCCGGGAAACAGTCCCAACACCGATGGAATTCACGTTCAATATTCGTCTAGAGTTACCATAATGAACTCACGTATTGGCACCGGAGATGATTGTATCTCAATTGGACCTGGTACCTCCAACTTATGGATCGAAAACATAGCATGTGGCCCCGGTCATGGAATAAG CATTGGGAGTTTAGGCTGGGAAGTACAAGAACCTGGAGTACAAAATGTTATAGTTAAAACCGTCACTTTCACAGGAACACAAAATGGATTGAGAGTAAAAACATGGGCAAGATCAAGCAATGGATTTGTCAGAAACATTCTTTTCCAGCATATAGTTATGACAAACGTTCAAAACCCTATCATTATTGACCAAAATTACTGCCCTAACAATGAAAATTGTCCTCATCAA ggATCCGGTGTGAAAATCAGTGACATAAAGTATCGAGACATACGCGGTACATCAGCGACAGAAGTTGCAGTGAAATTTGATTGTAGCAAAAATAATCCATGCAGTGGGATATCATTAGAAGATGTAAATCTTAGCTACAGAGATCAACCAGCTGAAGCTTCTTGTGCTAATGCTGGAGGAAGAGCTTCTGGTTTTGAAAAACCGAATAGTTGCTTATAG